One genomic region from Terriglobus aquaticus encodes:
- a CDS encoding glycoside hydrolase family 3 C-terminal domain-containing protein: MKRNTVASASLSALVLAALLQPSALAQDASGAAFLNTQLSPEARATDLVHRMTMAEKASQMQNNSAAVPRLNIPAYQWWSEALHGVINDGVTEYPEPIGLAATFDTAGIHTMAGQIGIEGRIKHVQNLREHHTGIMGGLDFWSPNLNIFRDPRWGRGQETYGEDPYLTGRMGVAYITGLQGDNPRYYLGIATPKHFAVHSGPEPTRHFADVDVSRHDEVDTYEPAFRAAITEAKAGSVMCAYNAINGEPACANQHLLQEQLRGHWGFQGYVVSDCDAVRDVAANHRYRPTQAQGAAISVLRGMDNECVTFSSRFGEPVDKAYVDAVQQGYLPESSLDTALIRLFTARIKLGMFDPPDQVPYTKIDEKELDSAEHRAHARKLADESMVLLKNDGMLPLRNGIRSIAVVGPLADQTTPLIGNYAGQPTHIVSVMEGLHAQFPNASITFVPGTQFLHAEGTPLPIALLTTPDGKPGLHAEYNEAHKAFDDKPKLLLSRNEPTANLSGSNLPAEIAGRKNYGVRWTGFLTPTASGLYQIGMRTRGSVRFVVDGKQIATSYGGRNVESTMGKVELEKGRKVTVGIENGVQNGDPGAELIWSPVNYAVDAKAVAAARSADAVIAVVGITSQLEGEEMPVTEAGFSGGDRTSLNLPQPEEDLVEAVAGTGKPLCVVLMNGSALSVNWIHDHANAIVEAWYPGEEGGAAIADTLSGKNNPAGRLPVTFYRGTDQLPNFEDYGMANRTYRYFTGKPLYNFGYGLSYTSFAYRDLHLSSNSIAAGQPVDADVTVTNTGKVAGDEVVQLYLKFPSVKGAPLLALRSFTRVNVDPGVSRKVSFHLNPRDLGMVTELGNPIVAQGDYTVFVGGGQPGDGASDVNTTLHVTDTVALPE, encoded by the coding sequence ATGAAGCGCAACACCGTAGCGTCTGCCTCACTCTCTGCTCTCGTTCTCGCTGCTCTGCTACAGCCCTCCGCTCTGGCACAGGACGCCAGCGGTGCCGCGTTTCTGAATACGCAGCTCTCTCCGGAAGCGCGCGCGACAGACCTGGTGCATCGCATGACTATGGCCGAGAAAGCTTCGCAGATGCAGAACAACTCTGCTGCGGTTCCCCGCCTCAACATCCCTGCTTACCAATGGTGGAGCGAGGCCCTGCACGGTGTCATCAATGACGGCGTCACGGAGTATCCAGAGCCAATTGGTTTGGCTGCGACCTTTGACACTGCGGGCATACACACCATGGCCGGCCAGATCGGAATCGAAGGCCGCATTAAGCACGTGCAGAACCTGCGCGAACATCACACCGGCATCATGGGCGGTCTGGATTTCTGGTCGCCAAACCTGAACATCTTTCGCGATCCGCGCTGGGGTCGCGGGCAGGAGACCTATGGCGAAGACCCGTACCTCACGGGACGCATGGGCGTGGCCTACATCACCGGCCTGCAGGGTGACAATCCCAGGTACTACCTTGGCATCGCGACCCCGAAACACTTCGCGGTGCACAGTGGACCCGAGCCGACCCGCCACTTCGCCGACGTTGACGTGAGCCGCCACGACGAAGTCGACACCTACGAGCCTGCTTTTCGCGCCGCGATTACCGAGGCAAAGGCTGGCTCCGTAATGTGCGCCTACAACGCAATCAACGGCGAGCCTGCCTGCGCCAACCAGCACCTGCTGCAGGAGCAGCTGCGCGGCCACTGGGGCTTTCAGGGATATGTGGTCTCCGACTGCGACGCCGTACGCGACGTTGCGGCCAACCACCGTTACCGTCCCACGCAGGCGCAGGGGGCGGCGATCTCGGTGCTCCGCGGCATGGACAACGAGTGCGTCACGTTCTCTTCTCGTTTTGGCGAACCGGTAGACAAGGCATACGTCGACGCCGTGCAGCAGGGCTATCTGCCGGAAAGCTCACTGGACACAGCGCTCATTCGGCTATTCACCGCCCGCATCAAGCTCGGCATGTTCGATCCGCCGGACCAGGTGCCGTACACGAAGATCGACGAGAAGGAACTGGACAGCGCGGAACACCGTGCGCACGCCCGCAAGCTGGCAGACGAATCCATGGTGCTGCTGAAAAATGATGGCATGCTGCCGCTGCGTAATGGCATTCGGAGCATCGCGGTGGTCGGTCCGCTTGCCGACCAGACCACGCCACTCATCGGCAACTACGCGGGGCAGCCTACTCACATCGTGTCGGTCATGGAGGGTCTGCATGCGCAGTTCCCGAACGCTTCGATCACCTTTGTGCCGGGAACGCAGTTCTTGCACGCGGAAGGCACGCCGCTGCCGATAGCCCTGCTCACCACGCCTGATGGCAAGCCCGGCTTGCACGCCGAATACAACGAAGCTCACAAAGCCTTCGACGATAAACCCAAATTGCTCCTGAGTCGCAACGAACCGACGGCGAACCTTTCGGGATCGAACCTGCCCGCAGAGATAGCTGGGCGGAAGAACTACGGAGTTCGCTGGACGGGCTTCCTCACCCCCACAGCCTCCGGGCTGTACCAGATCGGCATGCGCACGCGCGGTTCAGTTCGTTTCGTGGTCGATGGTAAGCAGATCGCCACTTCCTACGGCGGACGCAATGTCGAATCGACCATGGGCAAAGTCGAGTTAGAAAAGGGCCGCAAGGTTACCGTGGGTATCGAGAATGGCGTGCAGAACGGAGACCCGGGAGCGGAACTGATCTGGAGTCCGGTCAACTACGCGGTAGACGCAAAGGCAGTGGCTGCAGCCAGGAGTGCCGACGCCGTCATCGCAGTGGTCGGCATCACCAGCCAGCTTGAGGGTGAGGAGATGCCGGTGACCGAAGCTGGATTCAGCGGCGGTGATCGGACCAGCTTGAACTTGCCGCAACCTGAAGAAGACCTGGTGGAAGCAGTGGCCGGAACTGGTAAGCCGCTGTGCGTTGTGCTGATGAACGGCAGCGCCCTATCGGTGAACTGGATCCACGATCACGCGAACGCGATCGTCGAGGCCTGGTACCCGGGCGAAGAGGGTGGCGCCGCAATTGCGGACACGTTGTCCGGCAAGAACAACCCCGCCGGCCGTCTGCCGGTCACCTTCTATAGGGGCACAGACCAGTTGCCGAACTTCGAAGACTACGGCATGGCAAACCGCACGTATCGCTATTTCACGGGCAAGCCGCTGTACAACTTTGGTTACGGACTCAGCTACACGAGCTTTGCCTATCGCGACCTGCACCTCTCCAGCAACAGCATCGCTGCCGGCCAGCCGGTCGATGCCGACGTGACCGTCACAAACACTGGCAAGGTTGCGGGCGACGAAGTCGTCCAGCTCTACCTGAAGTTCCCAAGCGTAAAGGGCGCACCGCTGTTGGCGCTTCGCAGCTTTACCCGCGTGAACGTAGATCCAGGAGTAAGCCGCAAAGTGTCATTTCACCTGAACCCACGAGACCTCGGTATGGTCACCGAACTCGGCAACCCGATCGTTGCACAGGGCGATTACACAGTCTTCGTCGGAGGCGGACAACCCGGAGATGGAGCTTCGGACGTCAATACAACGTTGCACGTGACCGATACGGTTGCGCTGCCGGAGTGA
- a CDS encoding alpha/beta hydrolase: MKRTCFGIVPVAMVCGLLASFLAARAQVETLVPVPVPGAKPLTAQHIKVHSAALEGNLEGDPADRDVIVFLPATYQQQPTRHYPVLYALHGYFIGAEQWTHEIHVPQTIEGAFAQGSREMIVVLPDSKTVYNGSMYSSSATTGDYERFISHDLVQYIDAHYRTLPDRQSRGLVGHSMGGYGAARIGMKHADVFGALYLMSPCCLSPMTAGGPGPADQATERAIAGEKKAEAATSPAQLAAQSPGFAAAQYATAAAWSPNPKKPPLYFDLLTKDGVVQSNIAAKYAANAPLAFVDQYIDALKQYSAIALDVGDQDGLREDTGKLHQVLDNYGVQNSFTIYPGTHTSAIAQRFQNYVVPFFSQHLCFATHCTTASAGDIK, encoded by the coding sequence ATGAAAAGAACGTGTTTCGGTATTGTCCCCGTCGCAATGGTGTGCGGACTGCTCGCATCCTTCCTTGCGGCTCGTGCGCAGGTAGAAACATTGGTCCCGGTGCCTGTCCCCGGTGCCAAGCCACTCACCGCGCAACACATCAAGGTGCACAGTGCCGCGCTCGAAGGCAATCTTGAAGGCGACCCGGCCGACCGCGACGTGATCGTGTTTCTGCCAGCCACGTATCAGCAGCAGCCCACGCGACACTATCCGGTCCTCTACGCCCTACACGGCTACTTCATCGGAGCGGAGCAATGGACTCACGAAATCCACGTGCCGCAGACCATAGAAGGCGCCTTTGCCCAGGGCAGTCGCGAGATGATCGTGGTGCTGCCGGACTCCAAGACGGTCTACAACGGCTCCATGTACTCGAGTTCGGCGACCACCGGTGACTACGAGCGATTCATCTCGCACGATCTGGTTCAGTACATCGACGCGCACTACCGCACGCTGCCCGATCGCCAGAGTCGCGGTCTGGTCGGCCACTCCATGGGCGGTTATGGCGCGGCGCGCATCGGCATGAAGCACGCTGACGTCTTCGGCGCCCTCTACCTAATGAGCCCATGCTGTCTCTCGCCCATGACAGCAGGCGGGCCGGGTCCCGCAGACCAGGCGACCGAGCGTGCCATCGCTGGTGAGAAGAAAGCCGAAGCGGCCACGTCTCCGGCGCAACTCGCCGCTCAATCGCCGGGCTTTGCCGCGGCCCAGTATGCGACGGCCGCCGCGTGGTCACCCAACCCAAAGAAGCCGCCGCTGTACTTCGACCTCCTCACCAAAGACGGCGTGGTGCAGTCGAACATTGCCGCAAAGTATGCAGCCAACGCTCCGCTGGCGTTTGTGGACCAGTACATCGACGCTCTGAAACAGTACAGCGCCATCGCGCTGGATGTGGGCGATCAGGACGGCCTGCGCGAGGATACCGGCAAGCTCCATCAGGTGCTCGACAACTACGGTGTCCAGAACAGCTTCACGATCTATCCCGGAACGCACACCAGCGCCATAGCCCAACGCTTTCAGAACTACGTTGTGCCTTTCTTCAGCCAGCACTTATGCTTCGCTACACACTGCACCACAGCCTCAGCCGGAGATATCAAATGA
- a CDS encoding glycoside hydrolase family 43 protein — MTREIFTADPSAHVFGDRLYIYPSHDVPTNIPDDDLGSEYAMHDYRVLRMDRLNGPVTIGPVALDVKDVPWASKQMWAPDAAYKNGRYFLYFPARDKQDHFRIGVATGTDPMGPFHAEPEPIAGTYSIDPAVFTDTDGQSYMYFGGIWGGQLQNWVDGHFSQRSSTDLHQDAAPALMPKVARLSADMMHLAAPAQDAVIVDANGKPLLGGDHDRRFFEAAWMFKRQGRYYFTYSTGDTHFLAYAIGSSPLGPFTYQGHFLLPVQGWTTHHSIVEWEGQWLLFYADTQLSNKNHLRNVKVTPLSFDAQGHIQTIDPFLP, encoded by the coding sequence TTGACTCGGGAGATCTTCACCGCAGACCCATCTGCCCACGTCTTTGGCGATCGCCTGTACATCTACCCGTCGCACGACGTCCCCACCAACATCCCGGACGATGACCTGGGCAGTGAGTACGCGATGCACGACTATCGCGTGCTTCGGATGGATCGCCTGAATGGTCCGGTGACCATCGGCCCTGTCGCTCTGGATGTGAAAGACGTGCCGTGGGCAAGCAAGCAGATGTGGGCCCCGGATGCTGCATACAAGAACGGCCGTTACTTCCTGTACTTTCCTGCAAGGGATAAACAGGACCACTTCCGCATTGGTGTGGCGACTGGGACCGATCCGATGGGTCCGTTCCATGCAGAGCCTGAGCCCATCGCGGGGACCTACAGCATCGATCCAGCCGTCTTCACCGACACCGATGGCCAGAGCTACATGTACTTCGGGGGCATCTGGGGCGGACAGCTACAGAACTGGGTGGACGGCCACTTCAGCCAACGCTCCAGCACGGACCTTCATCAGGACGCGGCACCTGCACTCATGCCGAAAGTAGCCAGATTGAGCGCCGACATGATGCACCTCGCCGCACCGGCGCAGGATGCGGTGATCGTCGACGCGAACGGCAAGCCCTTACTTGGCGGCGATCACGACCGCCGCTTCTTCGAGGCTGCATGGATGTTCAAGCGGCAGGGCCGGTACTATTTCACCTACTCCACAGGTGACACGCACTTCCTGGCATACGCCATCGGCTCCTCCCCGCTAGGCCCGTTCACCTACCAGGGTCACTTCCTTCTGCCAGTGCAGGGCTGGACGACTCACCACTCCATTGTCGAATGGGAGGGTCAGTGGCTGCTGTTCTACGCGGACACGCAGCTCTCCAATAAGAACCACCTGCGGAACGTCAAGGTCACGCCTCTCTCGTTCGACGCCCAAGGCCACATCCAGACCATCGACCCGTTCCTCCCCTAG
- a CDS encoding TonB-dependent receptor: MIYKSKSAKNRVITSKTFLRSVGPTCLLAVSCVSANLVAQTTTATLGGTVADAGGAIIPRAEITLKNEATGDLRKATANGSGVFNFSAVPTGDYDVTISAPGFRTYAQTGIHLNPGDQQSVRDIRLSAGDVSQTVEVQSANETIPLDSGEQSSLISSEEIKHLSVQGRDVTELLKILPGFAISKGGAGSFDNASYDPSQVNPTGALGQYAANGTPVNGQALLSDGVDITDPGAFGGALQNVNYEQVAEVKISTSSFTADQAHGPIVINAVGKSGANKFHGSLYTFARTSQLNSIDWIAKYSQQGKPPDRYIYPGFTLGGPILIPGTGFNKQRTLTFFVGGEEYAQRNAYAYGSASAATLNALVPTLGMRAGDFSQAQLQQYLGSAYGVDPNGGACSYNGSTTGYIPNQNICRVPVTAPNGAAVVNGNISQYMDPLSKIILNQMPVPNVASNGTYNWITTNLINNNLWQGRGRVDYGGDRDKIFGTYSIEKGTSGVPQNEYYSARGNLGGVNVPGGGLLSPVSSHIASINYTHIFNSTLTNEFYISGAYFNQSFVNKNFSAVANNPYQGVFANGSKVQPTLEDYGNDGLPLLRTPDTSFGGIFAKKQVRTAGDNLTKVLGQHTFRAGVFYQWDSNPQAAPFINTNGTINLYYFGETFTDPLKGTVHSTGPVGSGNGGNYLANFAEGGIFQYNQTNLLPKPNLYFWNLAGYVQDHWRVTSRLTLDAGIRLEHITPWEDSHGQGLAVFTAAAYAANSNPTLPGITYHGMDKSVPNGGRPTRWAFTNPRVGFAWDTYGHGDTIVRGGFGIFRAHDAYNSAQSQNQTVLGLRQYTVSGPLLLSSVSSYQSAATTSTGFTPDSNVYASNPNDDEEPRVFTYNVSVDQRLPGHMLLEVAYVGNKSDHLLNDGSTQNTTLSNINSLPIGALFNPYPNTRPDTGVAPGTRFPLFAPAGASGNNTNVGGLQQGVIDAYKPFPLYNHLYVPVHNTYANYNGLQVGLVRQTGKAHYSVNYTWSKALGIQGLGGSATYSTPADPFNYRNNYYNLPFDRRSIFNAAYSYQLGTVVHQRLIGGVTNGWEVSGIVNYQSGANLPSVISSNFGLTGSIQVPVGATATVGGNSSTCTTTSGTGTCTVSVSNTNILGTPDVTLQPAIIGAPNQVTRSAKQFINASAFGLPTLGTNGAYKYGYLPGPNFFDTDITAAKTFRVKESQSFQLRVAAFNFINRANNSFTQVNQQNYTLNFSQTSNVTNFNQALSSANAAANPQFGFAPLKEGRRIMEVAIRYDF, from the coding sequence ATGATTTACAAGTCGAAGTCCGCAAAAAACCGCGTCATCACGAGCAAAACATTCCTGCGGAGCGTAGGCCCCACCTGTCTCCTGGCGGTAAGCTGCGTGTCCGCAAACCTGGTTGCGCAAACCACAACCGCAACCCTGGGCGGAACCGTTGCTGATGCCGGCGGCGCGATTATTCCAAGAGCCGAAATCACGCTGAAGAACGAAGCAACGGGTGATCTGCGGAAGGCCACGGCGAACGGCTCTGGGGTTTTCAACTTCTCCGCAGTTCCGACGGGAGACTACGACGTAACGATCTCCGCACCGGGCTTCCGCACCTATGCGCAGACTGGCATTCACCTAAATCCCGGCGACCAGCAGTCGGTGCGTGACATTCGCCTGTCTGCTGGCGATGTGTCGCAAACGGTCGAGGTGCAGAGCGCTAACGAGACCATTCCGCTTGACTCCGGAGAACAAAGCTCCCTGATCTCCTCGGAGGAGATCAAGCACTTGTCGGTGCAGGGCCGCGATGTGACGGAGCTGCTGAAGATCCTGCCCGGCTTCGCGATCTCCAAGGGTGGTGCGGGAAGTTTCGACAATGCCAGCTACGATCCGTCGCAGGTAAACCCGACGGGCGCCCTGGGCCAGTATGCCGCGAACGGTACGCCGGTGAACGGTCAGGCTCTGCTGTCAGATGGCGTGGACATCACCGATCCGGGTGCCTTTGGCGGAGCCCTGCAGAACGTGAACTATGAGCAGGTGGCGGAGGTAAAGATCTCCACTTCCAGTTTCACCGCCGACCAGGCACACGGTCCCATTGTGATCAATGCCGTGGGCAAATCCGGCGCGAACAAGTTTCATGGCTCCCTGTATACGTTCGCGCGCACCTCACAGTTGAATTCCATCGACTGGATCGCGAAGTACAGTCAACAGGGCAAGCCGCCCGACCGCTACATCTACCCCGGCTTCACCCTTGGCGGCCCCATCCTGATTCCGGGCACCGGCTTCAACAAGCAGCGCACGCTCACCTTTTTTGTGGGTGGCGAAGAATATGCGCAGCGGAATGCCTACGCGTACGGTAGCGCTTCGGCAGCGACGCTGAACGCACTGGTCCCGACGCTTGGGATGCGTGCGGGCGATTTCAGTCAGGCGCAGTTGCAGCAGTACCTTGGTTCGGCATATGGTGTCGATCCGAATGGTGGCGCGTGCAGCTACAACGGCTCGACCACCGGCTACATTCCGAACCAGAACATCTGCCGCGTGCCGGTCACCGCGCCGAATGGTGCCGCGGTGGTGAATGGCAACATCTCGCAATACATGGATCCGCTCAGCAAGATCATCCTGAACCAGATGCCGGTTCCGAATGTGGCAAGCAACGGCACCTACAACTGGATCACCACGAACCTGATCAATAACAACCTGTGGCAGGGGCGCGGCCGAGTGGACTACGGCGGAGATCGGGACAAGATCTTCGGCACCTACAGCATCGAGAAGGGAACGTCTGGCGTTCCGCAGAATGAGTACTATTCCGCGCGCGGCAATCTGGGTGGCGTCAACGTACCGGGTGGCGGCCTGCTGAGTCCTGTCAGCTCGCACATTGCCAGCATCAACTACACACACATCTTCAACTCCACGCTGACGAACGAGTTCTACATCTCTGGCGCTTACTTCAATCAGAGCTTCGTCAACAAGAACTTTTCTGCAGTGGCGAACAATCCGTACCAGGGCGTGTTTGCCAATGGCAGCAAGGTGCAGCCGACGCTTGAGGATTACGGCAACGACGGCCTGCCGCTGCTCCGGACCCCGGACACCAGTTTCGGCGGCATCTTCGCAAAGAAGCAGGTGCGCACGGCCGGCGACAACCTGACCAAGGTGCTGGGCCAGCACACCTTCCGCGCGGGGGTGTTTTACCAGTGGGATTCAAACCCGCAGGCAGCGCCGTTCATCAACACCAATGGCACGATCAACCTGTACTACTTCGGTGAAACCTTTACCGACCCGCTGAAGGGCACCGTTCACTCGACGGGGCCGGTCGGGAGCGGCAATGGCGGAAATTACCTAGCGAACTTCGCCGAAGGCGGCATCTTCCAGTACAACCAAACCAATCTTCTGCCGAAGCCAAACCTATATTTCTGGAACCTGGCGGGCTATGTGCAGGATCACTGGCGCGTGACAAGTCGTTTGACGCTGGATGCAGGCATTCGACTGGAGCACATCACGCCATGGGAAGACAGCCACGGCCAGGGTCTGGCTGTATTTACTGCGGCTGCTTACGCCGCGAACTCGAACCCAACGCTGCCCGGCATCACGTATCACGGCATGGACAAGTCGGTTCCGAATGGCGGCCGTCCTACTCGCTGGGCCTTCACGAATCCGCGCGTCGGCTTTGCATGGGACACGTATGGCCATGGCGATACGATCGTGCGCGGTGGTTTCGGCATCTTCCGCGCGCATGATGCGTACAACAGCGCTCAGTCGCAAAACCAGACGGTGCTCGGACTTCGCCAGTACACGGTGAGCGGCCCGCTGTTGCTGTCGTCTGTGAGTTCGTACCAAAGCGCCGCGACGACTTCGACCGGCTTCACGCCCGACTCGAACGTGTATGCCTCCAATCCCAATGACGACGAGGAGCCGCGCGTCTTCACCTACAACGTCTCTGTCGATCAGCGGCTGCCAGGCCACATGCTCCTTGAGGTGGCGTATGTCGGCAACAAGAGCGATCACTTGTTGAACGATGGATCCACGCAGAACACCACACTTAGCAACATCAACTCGCTACCGATCGGGGCATTGTTCAATCCGTATCCGAACACGCGGCCAGACACCGGCGTGGCTCCGGGCACACGGTTTCCGCTCTTCGCTCCGGCTGGTGCCTCGGGCAACAATACCAATGTCGGCGGGCTACAGCAGGGCGTAATCGACGCGTACAAGCCGTTCCCGCTGTACAACCACCTGTATGTGCCAGTGCATAACACTTATGCCAACTACAACGGCCTGCAGGTGGGCCTGGTTCGCCAAACCGGCAAGGCGCACTACAGCGTGAACTACACCTGGTCCAAGGCTCTGGGTATTCAGGGGCTAGGTGGGTCGGCTACCTACAGCACACCGGCGGACCCTTTCAATTACCGCAACAACTACTACAACCTGCCGTTTGATCGGCGCAGCATCTTCAACGCTGCGTATTCCTACCAGCTTGGTACGGTCGTACATCAGCGCTTGATCGGTGGAGTTACGAACGGCTGGGAGGTTTCCGGCATCGTCAACTATCAGAGCGGTGCCAATCTGCCCAGCGTCATCAGTTCCAACTTCGGCCTGACCGGTTCCATCCAGGTTCCGGTGGGCGCGACAGCAACCGTGGGAGGCAACAGCAGCACCTGCACCACAACCAGTGGCACGGGAACCTGCACGGTGTCGGTCAGCAACACCAACATCCTGGGCACGCCTGACGTAACGTTGCAGCCGGCGATCATCGGTGCACCGAACCAGGTAACCCGTTCGGCGAAGCAGTTCATCAACGCTTCGGCATTTGGCCTGCCTACCCTGGGCACCAACGGCGCTTACAAATATGGGTACCTGCCCGGTCCTAACTTCTTCGACACGGACATCACCGCGGCGAAGACGTTCCGCGTGAAAGAATCGCAAAGCTTCCAGTTGCGCGTGGCTGCCTTCAATTTCATAAACCGAGCCAATAACTCCTTTACTCAGGTGAACCAGCAGAACTACACCCTCAACTTCAGCCAAACGAGCAATGTCACCAACTTTAACCAGGCGCTCAGCAGCGCAAACGCGGCCGCTAATCCGCAGTTTGGATTTGCTCCGCTGAAGGAAGGTCGTCGCATCATGGAGGTCGCGATTCGCTACGACTTCTAA
- a CDS encoding glycosyl hydrolase family 8 encodes MPCRFSLGLLLGCVATAQAGAQPAPSTAPVTRAQGAFATGRHPNLMAEAGHSEAEIQARLNSAFEQLFHGDKQTQAIYYEAGRNSDGPLAYITDVANHDVRTEGMSYGMMAAVQMNRKAEFDAIWNWANTYMLITDPANPSAGYYAWSMNSDGTPRSDGPAPDGEEYFAMSLLFAAHRWGNGSGLYDYQAQAERILRIMRHHPVVTATGPFRIHPADPPFVPRGRDGKPFPPRSTTVGPMVDEAHSMIVFVPSAGGNTFSDPSYHLPHFYQLWAMWGPPEDREFWRRAATVSRNYFVAVTGPNTGLSADYTNFDGSPHRTPFNPHSADFSYDSWRTASNWAVDQAWFEANPNAQVLSDRIQSFLTSQGIHTFADQYTLSGTPLSTRHSPGMVATTATSGLAASHTAARAAFLAELWNTSVPSGEQRYYDGLLYFISMLHTTGNFRIWMPDASGK; translated from the coding sequence ATGCCGTGCCGCTTCTCTCTTGGCTTGCTCCTGGGCTGTGTCGCTACCGCGCAGGCAGGCGCGCAACCGGCACCGTCGACCGCGCCCGTCACGCGTGCGCAGGGCGCCTTCGCGACAGGTCGCCATCCCAACCTGATGGCCGAAGCCGGCCACAGTGAAGCGGAGATTCAGGCACGCCTCAACTCCGCCTTCGAGCAACTCTTCCACGGCGACAAGCAGACGCAAGCCATCTACTACGAAGCCGGGCGCAACAGCGACGGCCCGCTGGCCTACATCACCGACGTGGCGAACCACGACGTTCGCACCGAGGGCATGAGTTACGGCATGATGGCCGCCGTACAAATGAACCGCAAGGCTGAGTTCGACGCCATCTGGAACTGGGCCAACACCTACATGCTCATCACCGATCCGGCCAATCCGTCCGCCGGGTACTATGCCTGGTCCATGAACAGCGACGGCACTCCACGCTCGGACGGGCCTGCCCCGGATGGCGAGGAGTACTTTGCCATGTCGCTCCTGTTTGCGGCGCACCGCTGGGGCAACGGCTCTGGTCTGTACGACTACCAGGCTCAAGCCGAGCGCATCCTTCGCATCATGCGGCATCATCCGGTCGTGACCGCCACCGGTCCATTCCGCATTCATCCAGCGGACCCGCCGTTTGTGCCGCGCGGCAGAGATGGCAAGCCGTTCCCGCCACGCTCCACCACAGTAGGACCCATGGTCGACGAAGCTCACAGCATGATCGTCTTCGTTCCCAGCGCGGGCGGCAACACGTTCAGCGATCCCAGCTATCACCTGCCGCACTTCTACCAGTTGTGGGCCATGTGGGGACCGCCGGAAGACCGCGAGTTCTGGCGGCGCGCTGCTACCGTGAGCCGCAACTACTTCGTCGCGGTAACAGGACCCAACACCGGTCTTTCCGCGGACTACACCAACTTTGACGGCAGCCCACACCGGACGCCATTCAATCCGCACTCTGCCGACTTCAGCTACGATTCCTGGCGCACTGCAAGCAACTGGGCGGTGGACCAGGCCTGGTTCGAGGCGAATCCGAATGCGCAGGTCCTGAGCGACAGAATTCAGTCGTTCCTCACCTCGCAGGGCATCCACACCTTCGCCGACCAGTACACATTGAGCGGCACTCCCCTCTCCACCAGGCACTCGCCCGGTATGGTCGCCACGACGGCAACCAGCGGCCTTGCGGCAAGCCACACAGCAGCGCGCGCCGCCTTCCTCGCTGAGCTATGGAACACGTCCGTACCTAGTGGCGAGCAGCGCTACTACGACGGTCTTCTGTACTTCATCAGCATGCTGCACACCACCGGCAACTTTCGCATTTGGATGCCCGATGCCAGCGGCAAGTAG